The sequence below is a genomic window from Methylocystis sp. IM3.
TGCGCCTCTGCCGACGGATTGAGACTGTCGAAAACGTCGCCCGCGACGATGACGGCGTCCACGTCGCGCGCCTTCGCCAGCGCCACGAGCTGGGCCAGCGCGGCCCGATGCTCGGGCTCCCGCGACCATCCCTGCAAGGCGGCGCCCAGATGCCAGTCGGCGGTATGGAGGAGTCGAATCACCTCTTTCAGTAAGCCGCAGGCGGCAGGCCGGAGGCAAGCAGTAACGCGCGAGCTTCGGCCTGCCGCCGCCCTCGCCGCCGGCCTCCCGCGGTGCGGGAAGCGGAGGCGAGAAACGGAAGCCTTGCAAGGCGAGCGACCCAAAAAGAACCAGCAGGCCGCGCCCTCGCAGTCTCGGACATGACTGTTGCAAACGGGGCGCCGGTCGGACAGGGGGCCGGCCAGCGCGTCGGGAGACATACACAACCAACTGAATTTAAGAGATTTTTCTGCATGAGCGCCGGAAGGCCTCGCCGCCGCCCTTCAGAATGGCTGGCGCTGGCCGCGCCCGGCGTCGCGATCGGCTCAGACGCCTTCACAAGCGCGTCGTACTACCTGTAAACTATATATCGTCGCAAAAGGCCGCATGGACCTTGGCGCGGTCCATTCAGGCCCTTCTCGCAACCGAGAGGCTGGCAGGGTGACCGCTCACTTCAGAACACAAAACGTCTCGCCTCAGGCTTGTCCCGCGCTGGTGCTCAACGCGGATTACAGGCCCCTCAGCTATTATCCGCTGTCGCTGTGGGGCTGGCAGGACGCGATCAAGGCGGTTTTCCTGGATCGGGTCAACATCGTCTCGGAATATGACAAAGTGGTCAAAAGTCCGAGCTTCGAGATGCGCCTGCCCTCGGTCGTATCGCTGAAAGAATATGTAAGGCCGGCCCGTCAGCCGGCCTTTACTCGTTTTAACGTCTTCCTGCGCGACCGATTCACCTGCCAATATTGCGGCGCACACGACGAACTGACCTTCGATCACGTGATTCCGCGCTCCAAGGGCGGGGCCACGACATGGGAGAACGTGGTCGCCGCCTGCTCGCCCTGCAATCTGCGCAAGGGCGACCGCCTGCCGCTCGATGCGCATATGACCCCCGCGCAGAAACCTTTCCAGCCGACCATCGTCGATCTGCATCGCAACGGCCGCCTGTTCCCGCCCAACTATCTGCACGACAGCTGGCTCGATTATCTCTATTGGGATACTGTGCTGGAGCCTTAGACCAGAGCGCGCCCCGCCGCGAAAGACCGTCGCGCTCGAAAGGCTCGCCCGGAGAAAGGCTCGCCCCGGAGAAAAGCCCATGCTGCGCCGGATCGTCGTGATGATCTTCGGCTATCTCATCGCCGCCGGGACCGGCGCGATGTTTCTCGTCATTTCCGCTCTCTTCGATCCCGCCACCCGCGAACTGGGGCTGGCGTCCGTCATGGCGGGGCTTTTCGCCGCCTTCGACGAGGCGCTTGCGGATGGCGACCCGGCGCAGGCCGTCTCGGCGATCGGCTTCGTCATCTGGGCCGCGATCGTCGCCACCAGCGCCGCGCCCCTCGCCGTCGCCGCCCTCGTCGGCGAAGCAGCGGGCGCGCGGTCTCTCGTCTGGTATTCGGGCGTCAGCGGCCTGCTCGCCGGGGCCTCCCCCTGGATCGCGCGCGCGGCGAGAGGGCTCGATCCGACGCGAGCCATGACCGACGCCGAGGGACGCATCGCCCTGCTGTTCTTTCTCACCGGCGCGCTGACGGGCGCGATCTACTGGCTGATCGCGGCGCCCCCGCCGGCGCCGGCGCGCCTCACTTCCGCGCCCGAGTGACGCGCCGCAAGTCGCTGGCGTGCCGCCAGTAGAGGAAGGCCGCGCCGCTCAGGAACACCCCCGCGAGAATCGCCGTCGCATAGAATTGCAGCGGCCCCCCGACCGTAAATCCGAAGCGCGTTGTGCGTTTTGTCCCCGAATTCTCCGTCACCGTGATGAAGGCCGCGTAATCGCCGCTCTCGTCGAAAACGTGCTCCACCGGCACGGCGCCGCCGGGATAGAGGCGCGGCGCGACATAGGCGACGGTATAAGGCGCAAGGTCGTCCTCTTCGCTGAGCGGGCCCTTTGGCTCCCTGACGATGCGCACTTCGAGGGGAAGCTCGCGCAACCGCTCAGCGATCAGATCTATGGTCAGAATGATGCGCCCCGTCGCCGGAAACTCGCCGCAGAATCGATCGCGCGAGCGATCCGGCATGTAGGACACGATTCCGATGAGGTCGGGTCCGATGGAGATCTCGCACTGGTCGCGGATGGTGGAGGATTTGTCCATGCTGATGGCGCGCGCGGGCGCCGGCGCGAGCAATGCGGCGGCGAACACAGCGGCGAAACCCGCTTGCAGGCCACGCGCCAGCAAAGCGAAAAATGACATTTTTACTCTCCAGCGTGAGGGAACGCAGCCCGCGTCCAATACGAGGCGCAAGGTCGCAGAAATCCCCGGTTTTCCGCGGTTTTGCAAGGGGGGCAGGATTGACGCACTCATTGGGAAATGCTCTTAACCCGCCATGGCTGATTATTATTCGCTGATCTCCCGCGCCATATCCGCTCTTCCTCAGCAAAGGCCGGATACGAGACAGGCGGTCTATGGCCGCGCGCGGAAGGCGCTGCAAAGCCAGTTGCGGAGCATTCAGCCCCCGGTCCCAGAGGCCGACATCGCCGCCGAAGGGCGCGCGCTGGAAGAAGCCATCGCCCGCCTGGAACTCGAACTCGCCAGCAAGGGCCCCCAAGTACGCGAGCCTGCGTCCGTCGCCGCAAGAGCCGCGGCAACCTCCAGAGCGGCGGCCGGACCCGCGCCGACGCCGCCCCGGCCAGGCGCCGACAGGCAAGCGGCTGATAGGCAAGCGGCTGACAGACAGGCGGCCGCGAAGCCCGCAACCGCCGCCCCGGCGCCGGCGAAACCCGCCCCCTCGAAGCCTTCCGCCGTCGAGGCGCCGCCCGCGCGCATCATCGAGGCCGCGACGGCGTCCGGATCGTCCGCGGACGCCATGCCCCCGGCGCGCAGCGCCGAAGACGCCTGGCGCGACACGCTTGCCGAAACCGCGCCCACCGGCGCGCCACGCGAAGCGCAGCGCCCCGCCGCGCCCCTCCCCCGCCCGCCGAGATCGCAGCGCCCGCCCGCGCGCATGCTGGCGCTCGGCGGCGTGCTGATCGCACTCCTGACCGTCGTCGGCGTGCTCGCCTGGTATCTGCGCGAACGGCCGGAGGATCTCGCCAAGCTGAAACCGGCCGAGACGGCGACCGCGGGCGCGGAAGCCGGGAAATTCGGCGACCGCGTCGAAGGCGGCGCGACGACGTCGGGACCCAAGCGGGTCACGTCCGTTCCGGTGGCGCAGAAGGCCGAGCTTTGGGTCGCCTCGCTTCAGGAGCCTGAAAAGGTCGAGCGCATCTACAATGCGTCGGTGGTCTGGCGGCTCGAAAATGTCGGCGGCGGACCGGGCCAGCCAGTCTCTTCCGCGATTCGCGGCGATGTCGACGTCCCGGACGCCAAGCTGAAAATGACTCTGCTGTTCCAGAAGAACATGGACACGGCGCTGTCGGCCTCGCATACGATCACGATTTCCTTCAAGCCCCAGCCTGGGAGTCCCCTCGGCAACGTAAAGGCCATCGGACCGATTCAGATGCGTCGCGCCGACGCACAGGCGGGCGAAAAGGTGATGGGCATTCCCGTGCCCATTACCGAGAACAATTTCCTCATCGGCCTGATGCGGGGCGAACGCGAGGCGCGCAACATTCAGTTGATGCGCTCGCTCGCGGTGCTCGACCTGCCGCTGCAATTCGCCGATGGCCGCGCGGCGACCATCAATATGGAAAAGGGCGCGTCGGGCGAGCGGGTCTTCGCCGACGCCATCGATTCCTGGAGCCGATAAAACGTCTAGCCGCCGACGAAGGCGAGTTCATAGACGAAGGAATGCGCGCCCTTGCGGCTCACCCAGACGCCCTCTGGCGGCGTCGCGCCCTGATCCTCGGGCGCGATCTCCCAGGGCCGGCCCATCAGGGCTTGCTCACCCGCATCCCAGACGACCCAGCCGAACGCCGGCCGGCGCATGATCCAGATGTCCTTGTCCGCCCGTTTGTAGCGCGGATGGCCGTCGCCCGCCGATGGCTCCGGAAGGAAACGATACACCGCGCCGTCGGAGAGGCGGCGCATCTCGACGCCGCCCTTGCCTGCATCACGCTCCGCCGCGCTGCTCACGGACGCCGCCCGGCGCGCAGAAATATCGGATAGTAGACATAGAGACTGGCGAGGGCGACGACGCTTCCGACAAGGCCTGGAAGGAAGAAGAGGGCGATCAGGACGACGTTGTCGGCCTTTCTGAACTGCCGGAACCAATCGGCGACGGCGAGCACGATCGGCGCATCGTCCAGCGCCTTGGCGATCGCATAGACGAGGGCCGCCAAAATTCCGAGGGGCAGCAACAAAAATAATAGATCATGCACGACGAAGTCATACAGCGCGGCCATCCGGTCCCATTGAGTCAAGGCCGCGACGAGCCCCAGCAAGGCGAACACGGCGGTGACGCGCACAGCGGTGGGACGATCGGCAAAAAAGGCTTTGAAAAAAAGATATTTGCCGTAGTCGAGCTGGACGCGCAGCGGTCCTTTCGCCTTTTCGATGACCGGGCGGATATCGAGAAAACGCCAGGGCGCGCGCGGCGCGCCGCCAGGTCCCGGAAGGCCTAGATCGGCGTTCGCCCGCGCGCGTTGGAGGAAATAATCGCTCAGGCAATAGCCGTCATACATGAGGGTCAGGGCTTCCGTATCGGAAAAGGCGTCGAGATCCGTCCTTATGTTGGAAAGCGCGTAGATGTGCCCGTCATTGGGCGTCGGGCCGCACTCCCCAACCGGTCCGGGCAAGGGCGGATAATTCGCGTTGCCGGCGAAAGCGTCGCGCAGATGGAAGAAGGCAAACTTCCCATCGCCAGGCTTGGCGCACAGGCGGCCATAGCAATCGGTTCGCACGCGATTCATCGAGATGCTGTTGGCGCGCGCCGCCACTGGCAGCGATTTGCTGTCGGGCGTGCGGTTCTCTTCCAGTTGCCCGGAGGCGTCGCTGCAGATGATAAAGTCGCAATTTTCGGCGGTGAGCGCCTCGACGCCCTGGTTATCATAGACGCCGCCGTCCACGAGCTCCACGACGAACTCCTTCGCTCCCGGCTGAGCGGGATAGAGGTCGTGGATCGAAAAGGGCGTGAAGATCGCGGGAACGCAGGCCGATGAGGCGACGGCCCCCGCCACGCCGATCTGGGACAGCTTCTTTTTCTGTTCCAGGGTCGCAGTTCGATATGTGATCCGGTCCTGCAGTTTGATCGTGTCGATTCTCGGCTCCGGCGGCTCTTCGCCGAGATCGGTCGCGGTGAAGGTCCAGCGCGCCCCGGAGTTCAGGGAGGTCGCGTTGATCTTGAGGATCGGGATTTTGTAGTCTGCAGTCTTGTTATATGCGCGCACGTCGAAGCCGGGCGCCATGCCCTGGGGCGTTATCAGCAGGTCCGTGAGCGCCACGCGCGATTGGCCGGAGGGCGCGAAGCGTGCGTAGAAGGCCTCGTCATAGATTTCCGACATACGGTCGCTGCGCGAGTAATTGTCGGAGAAAATCATCTTCGCATTCGCGACAGGATCGAGCAGCGCGCGCATCCGGACGTTGGTCTGCACGGCCGCGAGAAATTCCTTCTCGATCTCCTGCACGATGTCCACATAAGCCTGTGAGGTCGGCGCAGCCGCATCCTTTCGCCGGCCTTCCAGCAGTTCCTTGACCTTGAGATAGTAATAGACTCCGACAATCGATCCGCCCGAGACCGTCGACAGCGTGGTGACGCGCCGCAGCAGATCGAGCTCGGCCAATCGCGCGAGCACGCCAATATGGAAGAAGGACGCGCGAAAGCCGCCGCCGGACAAAGCCAGACCCAGGGTCTGTTGCGGTTCGAGTTTCCACAGGGTCGGAACGAAAGCGGCGTCAATATCGGACATGAAAACCTCCGGGCCTGCAAAACCCGGCCATCTTGGACCCTCTCACAGGAATGAACAAGCGCCGGGCTCACATCACCAGCGTCAGCTTCTTCGCGGCGCGCGTCACGCCTGTATAGAGCCAGCGCGCGCGATGTTCGCGGAAGGCGAAGGACTCGTCGAAGAGCGTCACGTCGTCCCATTGCGAGCCCTGCGCCTTGTGCACGGTGAGCGCATAGCCGAAATCGAATTCGTCCGAATCCTTGCGCAGCGCGTAAGGGATTTCGCCCTCGCCGCCCTCGAAGAATTGCGGAATGACCGAGACGCGCTGGAACTTGCCCGCCTCGCCTTCTTCCGGCGTGACGAGCATCCTGATCTTGCCGCGCCTGAGCGCCCCGGCGCTCTTTACTGTGAAAAGCGCGCCATTGAGCAAGCCCTTCTTGCGATTGTTGCGCAGGCAGACGAGCTTCTCGCCCGAGTGCGGAAAGGCGCCGGTAAAACCGCGCAATTCGCGCAGACGGCCGTTATAGGCGCGCCGCGTCCGGTTGAGCCCGACGAGCACCTGATCGGCGCCGGTGACGAGCGTGGGGTCGAGCCCCTCGCGCCCGACGATGCGCGTGTCGCCATAGACGCCGCGCGTCAGCGCCCCACCCTCGCGGATCGTCATGGAGAGGCGGATGATCGGATTGTCGGAGGCCTGCCGGTGCACATGCGTCAGCATCACATCCGGCTCCGCCTCGGTGAAGAAGCCACCGCCCTTCACCGGCGGCAATTGCGCCGGATCGCCCAGCACCAGCACCTTCTTGCCGAAGGAAAGGAGATCGCGGCCGAGCTCCTCGTCGACCATCGAACATTCGTCGATGACGATCAGCTTGGCATGGGCGGCGTCGCTGTCGTCATTCAGGACGAAGGACGGCTCCTCCGTCTCCGAATCCGTCGCGCGATAGATCAGGCTGTGGATGGTGCGCGCGTCCTTGCAGCCCTTGGAGCGCATCACGAGCGCGGCCTTGCCGGTGAAGGCGGCGAAGGCCACGTCGCCCTCGACATGCTCGGCGAGATGCAGCGCCAGCGTCGACTTGCCTGTGCCCGCATAGCCGAACAGCCGGAACACCTGCGGCCCGCGCGGCGTCGCAAGCCAGCGGGCGACGGCGCTCAGCGCATTGTCCTGTTCGGGCGTCCAGACGGGCATCGTGTCCCAAAGATAGATCGAATCGGGAACAGCACGATGCCGGACGCCGCCGCCGGTCACAAGGTCGGCGGAAAACGAAGGCCGCTATTGGCCGAGCTGCATCAGCAGGCTGATCTTGGTGGCGATGTTTTCCACCGCGAGCAGCATACCGGCCCAAACGCCGATCCAAAGCGCGACGAAGCGCGGATTGCGGAAAAGCTCTCTGGCTTCCATTTTTCGTTTCTCCCTGACCGCGCCCGATCTCGGCGCTTCTCGGTCAGAGTAAGCGGCGCCGGCTTGCGGGACAGGGCGAAACCAGACAAAGGGCGGCGAGTTCAGCCCCGCCGGGCGGAGGAGACGCCCGGGAGCGGCCTCAGCTCGACCGTCGAGCCCAGATCGTCGAGATTGTAATTGAGAATGTCCAATGCGAGCGCACGCAGCGGCGCGCGCGTCTCGGCGCGCTCGAAGCGGCAGCGGCCTTCCATCGCGCGCCAATAGTCGGGCATCAGATGGGCGCGCCGGGCCATCCCGCCGGCCTCGTCATCGGCGACCCAGAAGACGCGCGTGAGCCCCGAGATCAGGATGCGCGTGTAGCACATGGGGCACGGCTCGAGGGACGTGTAGAGCGCGAGCCCGCTCTTGCTGGCGTTCGGCCATCGCGTCTCGAATTCCGAGATGACGACCATCTCCGCATGGGCGTCGCTGCGAAAGCGCGGCGTGCAGATTTCATTGTGCCCCGAGGCGAAGACGCGCCCGGCGGCGTCGACGATCAGTGCCCCGACGCCGAAATTGCCGCAACTGAGCGACGCGAAGGCGAGCACGCAGGACACCCAGCCAGCCTCGTCGCCCGGCCCGAGAAAGCCTTCGTCCCCCGCATAGGCCGAAAGACGCGTCTTCAACGCGCTTTGGCGCGCGTCGCGGGGAAGCGTTTCATCAAGGAGCCTGCGGCCGAGGGCCATCACCTCGGGAACCGCCTCTTCCGCATTCGCCACGTTCACGCGACGACGCCGCCGATAAAGAGCGCCGCGCCGAGAAGCGAGGAAAGCAGCGCGTAAAGCGGCAGCTTTTCCTTGAAGCGCATCCAGATGATGGCGCGGCGCAGCGTCCCTGTGGGCAGGAACATGGTCGCAAGCCCGCTGAAAAAGGCGAGCCAGCCGATGAGCGACACCAGCGCCTCGACAAAACCGCCCCAGCGGTTGTGGCCGACAATGATGGCGAGGCCCAGGACGAGCCGCAGCGTCCCGATGACCGACTCGAAAACAGGATCGTTGGAGATGCGGTCGATGAGCGCCAGCGCCGCCTCCCGGCGAAACATGAGCCACGCAGCGGCGAAGAGCGAATAGGCGCCCATGAGCTTGGCGAGATAAAGCGTCGACGGCGTCATGCCCCTGCCTCCGATGGCCCCCCCGCCGCCCGTCTCAGACCGCCGCCGAATGGCGCGCCGCAGACCCCTCCAGATAGGCGTCGAAGGCCGCGGCGGCAAGGCGAACGAACGGCCGGCCGCGCTCGGTCACGGCGAGGCGACGGCCCGTAAGCTCGACGACGCCGTCGCTTTCGAGCCGGCGCAATTGCGGGCCCGCCTCGTCAAAGGCGTCCGCCGCAAAACCATGCTCCTGCGCGATGACGCCGTAATCGACCGCGAAATCGCACATCAGCCGCTCGATGACGTCGCCGCGCGCGAGGTCCTCGAAGGAGAAGGCGAGGCCGCGCGTGACGGGGAAGCGATCCGCTTCGATTGCGCGGCGCCAGCCGGCGAGGTCCGTCGCATTGCCGACGAAGCCCTGCGGCAGGCGGCCGATGGCCGAGACGCCGAACGGCAGCAGCGCGGTCGCCTGATCAATCGTATAGCCCTGGAAATTACGCCGCATCCGCCCTTCCCGCGCCGCGACCGCGAGCGGATCCTCTGGCCGGGCGAAATGGTCGAGGCCGATCGCTTCGAAGCCCGCGCGTTCGAGCGTGCTGCGCACGGCTGACGCCTGCGCCAGACGCTCGGCCGCGCCGGGCAAAGCCGCGGCGTCGATGAGTTTCTGATTGGCCTTGAACCAGGGCACATGGGCGTAGCCGAAAACCGCGAGCCGTTGCGGCTCCAAAGAGGCCGCCATCGCGGCCGTGCGCGCTGCGTCCTCGACGCTCTGGCTGGGCAGCCCGTACATGAGATCGAGATTGAGCGCGGTAATGCCCACCGCGCGCAGCAGGCCGGCCGCGCGGGCGACCACCTCGAAGGGCTGAACGCGGCCCGCCGCCGCCTGCACATGGTCATTGAGATCCTGCACGCCGAAAGAGGCGCGGGTGATTCCCGCCTCGGCCAGCGCCTCGGCCATGGGCGCGTCGAGCAGGCGCGGATCGAGTTCGATGGCGTGCTCGATCTCGGGCGAGAAATCGAAGAGGTCGCGCAGGCGCGACACGATCTCGCGGAAGCGCGCCGGGCCGAGAATGCTCGGCGTGCCCCCGCCCCAGTGGATGCTGGAAACGCCGCGCGCGAGGGTCGCCTGCGCCGTCATCTCCACTTCGCGCAACAGCGTCTCTTTATAAGCAGTGAGCGGCGCCTCCTGGCGCATGGCCTTGGTGTGACAACCGCAATAGGCGCAGATTTCCCGGCAGAAGGGCACATGGAAATAGAGCGAGAGGGAGGCGTGCGGGTCGAGCGCGGCGAGCCAGTCGCGCATCTCGGCGTCGCCGATCGTCTTCGAGAAATGCGGCGCTGTCGGATAGCTCGTGTAACGCGGCGCCGAACGTTCGGCGAGGGCGAGAGAGGCCGGGTCCATACGCTCCAATTCCTCTTGTATTTTGACTTTGCGCAAGCTTATCGCGCAGACGCCCTTTTCGCACTGCTACACATTACCGCGCCCGCTCGGGATGCCCGATCCCGGGCTGACGACGCAGCCGGTCCTGACCATGGTAACTTCGCCTGCCCATGGTAAAAGAGCAGACCTGCAACGATTCCTCTCCTGTTCCTGGAGCAACAGTCGATGTCGACATCCATTTCCGGCGCGGGAAAGCTGAAACGTCTCGGCCTGCCCGCGGCCGTGCTCGTCGTTCTCCTGCCGATGGCGGGCGCTTTCGCGGCCAGCGAGGTCACGGGACGCTACTCCGTGTTGCGCGACGACAAGGACACGGGCTGCATGCTGACGCTCTTCGGCGGCGGCAAGGCGCAACTCGCCCCCGCATGCCGGGACAATGGCATCGTCGTCTTCGACCCGGTGAAATGGGCCATGGATCACGGCCGTCTCGCCTTGACAGCCCGTAAGGGCCACAAGGCGCATTTCGAAAAGGACGACGCAGGCCTCTGGCGCCGGGACGCCAAGGAAGGCGGCAAATCCGCGCTCGCCTTCAAGCCCATTCCATAAAAGCAAGCCCGTTCCATAAAAGAAAGCCTCCCGGATCGCTCCGGGAGGCTCGCTGTCCGCCGCCAGCGAGAGGGGCGGGGAGGAGGCGGCGGAAAGCCTTTGCGCAAAGCGCGACGGCGCTGCCTAGTCGCAGACCTCGACGCTGCGGTAACTCACGACATTTCCCCAGTAATCGACGACAGGGCGCCGGGTGACGTAACACCCGCCGTAATATCCCGGCCGGGCGACCGCGCCGGCCGCGGCGCCGAGCGCAAAACCGCCGAGCGCCGCAGCGGCGGCGCCGCCATTGTCCCAGCCGCGGCGATAGCCGGAGCCGTAGCCCCAGCCGCGGCCATAGCCCCAGCCCCGGCGCCCCCAATCGTCATCGCCCCATCCATGATGATGCCCCCAGCCGCGATAGCCGTCGTCCCAGTCGTCGGCGGCGGCGGGAGCGACGCCGGCTCCCAGAACGGCCGCCAGGGCGGCGGTCGCGGCGATCACTCGAATATGCAGGCGCATGGGAGGCTCCATTCGTGAGAGGCTTTCCGTCGGGTCAAGCCTCATGACGCGATAATGGAGTCGCGCGCCTGAACGGCGCATGTCCGCGCCGTTCATCTTCGCGTCAGCTTTGGAGGGGGAGCCGGACCTTACGGAAGAGCGCGCCGGTTGAGCTTGCCATTGGCGTTGCGCGGCAAGGCGTCGAGGAAGACCACCGCGCGGGGGCGCTTGTAGGCGGCGAGATGCTCCTGACAATGAGCGAGAATCGCCGCCTCGTCCTGCGCCGCCCCGTCGCGCATCACCACATAGGCCTTGATGATGGTCGTATCGGCGTCCCGGCCGGGGCGCTCGGCCGCGGCGGCTTCGGCCACATGGTCGAAAGCGGCGAGGCATTTCTCGACCTCGGCCGGCGAGACGCGAAAGCCCCCGGCGTTCATCACCTCGTCGGCCCGGCCGTGATGGTGCATGTAGCCCTCGGCGTCGAAGGCCACGAGGTCGCCCGAGACGAACCAGTCGCCGCGAAACGCCTCGCGCTCCTCCTCGGGCCGGTTCCAGTAGCCGAGCATCAGACCCGGCTCGTCGCGCCGCACGGCGAGGACGCCGGTTTCGCCTTGCGGAAGCGGCGTCTCGCCGCCGTCCTGCGGCAGCGCCGCCACCACCCTGCCCGGCTGCGGACGCCCCGGCGAGCCCGGATGCACCGGCGTCGTCGGGCCGCTGGAAATGAAGGTCGAGCATTCGCTCATGCCGAAAGCTTCATAGATCTCCTTGCCCGTGCGTGCGCGCCATTCGGCCAGCAGGCTTGGGGCCAGCGCCGCCCCGGCGGACAGGCCATGGCGCAGGCTGGAGAGATCGGCCTTCTCCGGCGCGGCATATTTCAGCATCTGCCGGTAAACGCCCGGCACGGCGGCGAAGACGGTCGCGCGATGCTCGGCGATGAGGCGGGGCCAGACGTTCGGGTCGGGATGACCGTTGTAAAGAACGGCCGAACCGCCCGCCGAGAGCGGATCGACGATGCCGACGCCCAGAGTATAGGTCCAGTTGATGGCCCCGGCATGGAGCATCACATCGCCCGGACCGAGTCCCGTCCAATGGGCGCGCATGGGCCGGCGTCCCCAGGCGGCGCGATGGGCATGGAGCACGCCCTTCGGCCGGCTCGTGGTGCCGGAGGTATAGACGAGATAAGCCGGATCGTCGGCGGCGGTGTCGGCGTAATCGTCGAGCGGCGCGCAATCCGCAAGGCGCTCGATGTCGGCCCCGCGCAGCACGGCGAAATCCCCGCCATGCGTCTCGTGCTCGAAGGCCGCGCCGAGCGCCAGCGCCGAGGCCCCGCAATCCCGCAACAGGAAATCGGCCTCCTCGAAGGTGAGCTGGGATGAGGCCAGAAGCGGCACGAAGCCCGCTGCGATGGAGGCGAAATAGAGAAGCGCGGCATTCGCCTCGTTCCCCATGCGAATCATGACGCGCGCGCCCGGCTCCAGTCCGAGCGACGCCAGACCCGCCCCGAGGCGACGAACCTTCAGATCGAGCGCCGCATGCGTCCAGCGCTGCGCCCCGGCGTCGCCGACGACGGTGAGGGCTGTTGCGTCAGGCCGCGCCTGAGCATTCTCGGCCAGGCAGTAGCGGGCGAGGTTGAAACGGGCGGGAACGGGTTCGCGGGCGGAGACGGAGAGGAGCACGGCTTCTTTTTGCATCCGTTCCACGCGGCGGCAAGCCCCGGCGCGCGCCAGCCCGGTGTTGACGGCGGCGCCTTTCAGGCCGGATATCGCACAGCCAGCAGCTGATTAGCGTAAGCTTTGCTTTAACTTCGAGGAGCCGGGCAAGCCTGAATGAGATATCGAGCCGAGATTGACGGCCTTCGCGCCATCGCGGTTGTGCCCGTTGTATTTTTTCATGCGGGGTTCGACCTCTTCCGGGGCGGCTTCGTCGGGGTCGACGTCTTTTTCGTCATTTCAGGCTATCTGATCACCACCATCATCTGCTCGGAAATGGCGGAAGGGACTTTTTCATTCGCCCGCTTCTACGAGCGCAGAGCCCGGCGCATCCTGCCGG
It includes:
- a CDS encoding HNH endonuclease, with translation MTAHFRTQNVSPQACPALVLNADYRPLSYYPLSLWGWQDAIKAVFLDRVNIVSEYDKVVKSPSFEMRLPSVVSLKEYVRPARQPAFTRFNVFLRDRFTCQYCGAHDELTFDHVIPRSKGGATTWENVVAACSPCNLRKGDRLPLDAHMTPAQKPFQPTIVDLHRNGRLFPPNYLHDSWLDYLYWDTVLEP
- a CDS encoding patatin-like phospholipase family protein encodes the protein MSDIDAAFVPTLWKLEPQQTLGLALSGGGFRASFFHIGVLARLAELDLLRRVTTLSTVSGGSIVGVYYYLKVKELLEGRRKDAAAPTSQAYVDIVQEIEKEFLAAVQTNVRMRALLDPVANAKMIFSDNYSRSDRMSEIYDEAFYARFAPSGQSRVALTDLLITPQGMAPGFDVRAYNKTADYKIPILKINATSLNSGARWTFTATDLGEEPPEPRIDTIKLQDRITYRTATLEQKKKLSQIGVAGAVASSACVPAIFTPFSIHDLYPAQPGAKEFVVELVDGGVYDNQGVEALTAENCDFIICSDASGQLEENRTPDSKSLPVAARANSISMNRVRTDCYGRLCAKPGDGKFAFFHLRDAFAGNANYPPLPGPVGECGPTPNDGHIYALSNIRTDLDAFSDTEALTLMYDGYCLSDYFLQRARANADLGLPGPGGAPRAPWRFLDIRPVIEKAKGPLRVQLDYGKYLFFKAFFADRPTAVRVTAVFALLGLVAALTQWDRMAALYDFVVHDLLFLLLPLGILAALVYAIAKALDDAPIVLAVADWFRQFRKADNVVLIALFFLPGLVGSVVALASLYVYYPIFLRAGRRP
- a CDS encoding ATP-dependent DNA helicase — encoded protein: MPVWTPEQDNALSAVARWLATPRGPQVFRLFGYAGTGKSTLALHLAEHVEGDVAFAAFTGKAALVMRSKGCKDARTIHSLIYRATDSETEEPSFVLNDDSDAAHAKLIVIDECSMVDEELGRDLLSFGKKVLVLGDPAQLPPVKGGGFFTEAEPDVMLTHVHRQASDNPIIRLSMTIREGGALTRGVYGDTRIVGREGLDPTLVTGADQVLVGLNRTRRAYNGRLRELRGFTGAFPHSGEKLVCLRNNRKKGLLNGALFTVKSAGALRRGKIRMLVTPEEGEAGKFQRVSVIPQFFEGGEGEIPYALRKDSDEFDFGYALTVHKAQGSQWDDVTLFDESFAFREHRARWLYTGVTRAAKKLTLVM
- a CDS encoding nucleoside deaminase produces the protein MNVANAEEAVPEVMALGRRLLDETLPRDARQSALKTRLSAYAGDEGFLGPGDEAGWVSCVLAFASLSCGNFGVGALIVDAAGRVFASGHNEICTPRFRSDAHAEMVVISEFETRWPNASKSGLALYTSLEPCPMCYTRILISGLTRVFWVADDEAGGMARRAHLMPDYWRAMEGRCRFERAETRAPLRALALDILNYNLDDLGSTVELRPLPGVSSARRG
- the hemN gene encoding oxygen-independent coproporphyrinogen III oxidase is translated as MDPASLALAERSAPRYTSYPTAPHFSKTIGDAEMRDWLAALDPHASLSLYFHVPFCREICAYCGCHTKAMRQEAPLTAYKETLLREVEMTAQATLARGVSSIHWGGGTPSILGPARFREIVSRLRDLFDFSPEIEHAIELDPRLLDAPMAEALAEAGITRASFGVQDLNDHVQAAAGRVQPFEVVARAAGLLRAVGITALNLDLMYGLPSQSVEDAARTAAMAASLEPQRLAVFGYAHVPWFKANQKLIDAAALPGAAERLAQASAVRSTLERAGFEAIGLDHFARPEDPLAVAAREGRMRRNFQGYTIDQATALLPFGVSAIGRLPQGFVGNATDLAGWRRAIEADRFPVTRGLAFSFEDLARGDVIERLMCDFAVDYGVIAQEHGFAADAFDEAGPQLRRLESDGVVELTGRRLAVTERGRPFVRLAAAAFDAYLEGSAARHSAAV
- a CDS encoding AprI/Inh family metalloprotease inhibitor, whose translation is MSTSISGAGKLKRLGLPAAVLVVLLPMAGAFAASEVTGRYSVLRDDKDTGCMLTLFGGGKAQLAPACRDNGIVVFDPVKWAMDHGRLALTARKGHKAHFEKDDAGLWRRDAKEGGKSALAFKPIP
- a CDS encoding class I adenylate-forming enzyme family protein, with the protein product MQKEAVLLSVSAREPVPARFNLARYCLAENAQARPDATALTVVGDAGAQRWTHAALDLKVRRLGAGLASLGLEPGARVMIRMGNEANAALLYFASIAAGFVPLLASSQLTFEEADFLLRDCGASALALGAAFEHETHGGDFAVLRGADIERLADCAPLDDYADTAADDPAYLVYTSGTTSRPKGVLHAHRAAWGRRPMRAHWTGLGPGDVMLHAGAINWTYTLGVGIVDPLSAGGSAVLYNGHPDPNVWPRLIAEHRATVFAAVPGVYRQMLKYAAPEKADLSSLRHGLSAGAALAPSLLAEWRARTGKEIYEAFGMSECSTFISSGPTTPVHPGSPGRPQPGRVVAALPQDGGETPLPQGETGVLAVRRDEPGLMLGYWNRPEEEREAFRGDWFVSGDLVAFDAEGYMHHHGRADEVMNAGGFRVSPAEVEKCLAAFDHVAEAAAAERPGRDADTTIIKAYVVMRDGAAQDEAAILAHCQEHLAAYKRPRAVVFLDALPRNANGKLNRRALP